The genomic stretch ATCAACGATGCCCGCCTTTCTTCTCCAAAATCTTTTAAGATTTGATAAAGTTCTTCATAGTTGGCTTGGTTTATCAACTCTTCGCAAATTAGTAAAGACGATGAATCAAATCTCATGTCCAAAGGCCCGTTGTTCTTGAAGGAAAATCCTCTTGAAAAATTTTCGAGCTGAAACGAAGAAATCCCAAAATCAAATAAGATACCGTCTACTTTATTAAGTGTGAGCATCTTAAGATGGGAAGGAAGGTTTAAAAAATCATCATTTATCAATGTAAAATTTTTGCTTATTTTTGCAAGTCTTTTTTTTGCTATATCCAGCGATTTAGCGTCTTTATCCAACCCCACAAGGAAACCTTTTTCGCCGATATTTTTTAAAATTTCTTCGGAATGTCCACCTTCGCCTACTGTGCAATCCACATAAATTCCGCCCTCTTTCAACTGTAAATATTGTAAAATTTCTTTAAGCAGGACAGGGATATGAACAACTTCTTTAGCTCCCGGTTCTTGCTTTTCGGTTTTGAATAATAATTCGTCCATTGTTTAAATAACCTAAAACTACAACCAGGCATCCATCTCTAATTCAAATTCGGAATTCTTCCAATTTTTCGGTAATATCTTCGACTTTATTTTCTGTATTTTTGAAATAATTCTCCCACTTTTGCTTTGCCCATATTTCTATTCTATTGGAAACTCCGATTATAACTACTTCTTTGAGGATTTCTGCATATTCTCTTAGCGGAGAAGGGAAAGGAATTCTTCCTTGCGTATCAATAGTACACAAGGAAGCACCAGAAAACAGGTGGCGTGTAAATGTGCGAGCATCCCGGGCGGTAATGGGCAAGGTTTTGGTTTTGTCTTCTAATTTCCTCCATTCGTCCTGAGGAAAAAGAAAAAGACATCCATCCAGCCCTCTTGATAGAACAAGCTTTTCCCCTTTCTTAAAAGCTTTTCTAAGTCTTGCAGGAATAAAAAGACGACTTTTCTCGTCAAGAGCGTGCCGATATTCCCCATAAAGTTGTTTAGCATTATCCCCCACTTTTCCCCACTCCACACCACAATTATAGAAGAACTCTTCAATCTGTCAAGTGCTCATGTTTTTTTGTGTAAACCAAAAAAAAGATTTGCGAATATTTAATACAACATATAGATAAAATAAGGCTTAAGGACTCAACAAAATGGGGGAATTATTCTCTCCGCTTAAATTGATTGCTTATATTCTTCGGGATGAGGGACAACTAATATATAGGGTTTTCCGGACACAATGCTTTTTTGAACTATAACCGGCGTGTTGTAGACTTCCTCCAAAGTTTGATAAGTTAACACTTCTTCGGGCTTACCGATGCAATAAGTTTTGCCTTCCTTCATAAGTAATAATCTGTTGCAGTATTCGCTTGCAAGGTTAAGGTCATGAAAAATAGCCACAATTGTCAACAAATTCTCTTTATTTAATTTTCTCAATAAATCCAAAATTCTAATTTGATGTCCTATATCCAAATGTGAAGTCGGCTCGTCTAACAAAAGAAGTTGCGGCTCTTGAACTAAAGCGCGTGCTATCGCAACGCGTTGAATCTCGCCGCCACTAAGACTATTGACCAATCTTTCTTTCAATTTAACGGTTTCTGTTAACTCCATTGCGTTTTTAACCACTTCTTCATCGTTTTTATTTTCCAAAAACTGAAAAGTGCTTTTAAGGGGGATTCTGCCCAAGAAAATAAATTCTTCCACGCTTATGTCAAATTCCATATTAAAAATCTGCGGAACAACGGCAATCTTTTTAGCAATCTCTTTGAATTTCATTTTTTCTATATTTACCCCGTCAATAATAACTTCGCCTTTTTTAGGTTTAAGAAGTCGTGTGATTGTTTTAAGAAGAGTGGTTTTTCCGGAACCGTTAGGACCTACAATGCCTAAAAATTCTTTTTTCTCTAACTTAAAACTGACATTTTTAAGAGTAAATCCCGCAGGATAACCACAAAAAATATTTTTTATTTCTAACATTTTATTGCCTATCCAAAAATCAATCTTTTCTTTAGAATTGCATAAATAAACAAAATTCCACCCAATATTCCCGTAATCACTCCTACAGGCAATTCTAACGGAACAATAACAATTCTTGCTAAAGTATCACAAAATATAAGAAACCCTCCGCCTATAATAAAAGCAGAAATATTAAGAATACGATAATCATTGCCGACAAACATCCTTACAAAATGCGGAACTAAAAGCCCCACAAATCCGATTATTCCCACGACAGACACGCTAACCCCCGTAAGTACAGAAGCTATGATAAAAAGGACTCTTTTTGTTTTTCCCACATTTATTCCCAAATGAGTTGCTTCTTCTTCTCCCAAAAGTAAAGCGTTAAGATCAAAACAGAAAAAATAAGACGCAATTAAGCCTAAGATGGATACAAAAACGCTCATCCATATTAAATTTATGTTTGGTTGTTCCAAAGAACCCATCATCCAAAATATAATGCCGTGCAAATTTTCGGTTTTGGAAATAGCCATTAAAAGCATAAGGATTGAAGAGCACACAAAACTTATCATTACCCCACACAAAAGAAGTTCGTGCATTTTAAGTATGCTTCTGTTTATACTTAGGGAATACAATAAGATAATTACAACAATAGCTCCTAAAAAACCTGATATGGGCATAGACATCGTCCCAAAAATACTTGCTATGCCAAAAACAATATTTAAGGTTACGCCTAAAGCCGCTCCGCCGGAAATTCCAAGAGTATATGGTTCAACCAAAGGATTTCTGAAAATCCCCTGTAGGATTACACCTGCCAAAGATAATGCCCCTCCAACAACAAAAGCAAGAATTATTCTGGGCAGGCGAATATCAAAAAGAATGCTAAATTCAGGCGTGCCTTTTGTAGAAATGCCGGATATTATTTCTTTAAAATAAAACCCTCCGGAGCCAATGCACAAAGAAAGAAAGCCTATGACTAAAACGAAAATTAGCATAATAAATATCCAACTCGCCCAACGAACTAATTTTCTCTTCTTATTTTGGGAAATCCCATTAGATCCTGGCATATTAATATCCTATTCCCGGGCAAAAAAGTTCAAATAACTCTTCTAAAGTCCCGACAAAACTTAACGGTGTGGGACTGCAAATATCGTAAGCGGCAAATATATGGATTCTGTTTTGTATAACCGCGTTTATAGTGTCGAATTTTGACCAAGTCCCTTTTTCCTCTTCTGCCAAGATTCCCATATCTATAATAATAATTACATCCGGGTTTTGTTTAACTATATATTCTCTGCTGACAAGCCCGTTTTCCCCTATAGGGCCTACATTAATCCCACCCGCCAATAAAACAAAATCGTTTATCATAGAATCTTTCGTAGCTATCCAAAGCGGATTTGCTCCTATTTGGACGACTACTTTTTGTTTAGATAAATTTTTATTTTTCTGTGAAAGATTTGATAATTTTTCTTCTGCCTTAGAAATAATTGCTCTGCCAATTTTTTCTTTGCCTACAAGTTGCGCCAATTTTAAAAATTGTTCGCAAAGCTGATTGAAATTTTTAACCTCACCAAAAACCGCCACATTTATATTCAGATTTTTCAATCTTTGTATCGTTTTGATATTAGTCAGACTTGTGGCAAGAACGACATCGGGCTTAAGCAGCAATATTCTTTCTAAATTGGCTTCCATAATGGTTCCGATTGTTTCTTTGCCATCAATATCGCAATATATTGTAACCCCTATGATTTTATCTTCTACATCCAAAAGTGAAAGTTGCCTTGTAATCGCAGGTCCTAAAGAGATTATTTTTTTCGGACTTGAATCTTGAGCAAAGAGAGGAGAACTAAGAACCAAGATACAAGCTATAAAATATAAATAAAAGACTATGGCTCTGAAACTATATGCTTGTAAAATTTTTAATCTACATTTTTTAGGCTGGATATTGATAATTGATAATTGATAATTGGTCATTGTTGGAGTGTTATCCCAATCTGCCTTCTCTATAAGCCGTAATATATTCCATGCAATATTCATCTAAACCCGCGACTGCGCGCGCAGAGAGAAGTGTATTCATCATATCCGCCTCTGTCGGGTCGATAATTGCGCCATCGCAACCGGCTTCAATCAACATGGCAAGAAAAACTTTGTTTAAATTATTCCTTTGAGGCAATCCAAAAGATATATTGGAAAGACCGACACAAATATGAACAGACGAAAATTCTTGTTTGATTATCCTTACCGCTTGGAGAATAAACTGCGCCTGCTTCGGTTCCGTGGATACAGGCCTAATCAATGGGTCAATATATATTCTGTCCTGCAAAATCCCTTCGGTTTTTAACAGTTTTATTATTCCTCTCGTAATTTCTATTCTCCTGTCAGAATCTGAAGGCATACCCTTATCATCCATCGTCAATGCCACAACAGCTGTCCCATACTTTTTAACCAGAGGCAAAATTTTCTCAATTCTTTTCTCTTCTGCTGTAATAGAATTAATTATAGTTCCTTCTCTATTGCAAAGCTTAAGCCCCTCTTCAATTGCTTTCTCATTTGTGGAATCAAATACTAAAGGTAACTTCGTAGCTTTGGATACGATATTAGTCAACCAAATCATGTCTTCGACTTCTTTATTAGGATCGCCCCCGGCATTAATATCGATATGAGTAGCTCCCGCTTTTTCCTGTTTGGTCACTTCCGAAACGATAAATTCCTCGTTCCTTTTCCAGACTTCTTCTTTTATTCTTTTTCTGGTCATGTTAATTCTTTCGCCAATTACTGTGAACATACTATTTCCTCCTGCTGTTTGTGAAGTATCCCTCGGCTTTTAAGCTGAGGCTTCGACCTTTTGCAAGGCGAAATCTCGCACCGTCCTGGTGTTACGTCGGGACTGGTGCGCGGACAAAATACTGGTCTACTTTTTCTCTGATTTTTTTTATATGTTCGGGCGTGGTCCCACAACAACCCCCGATAATTTTTGCGCCTGCTCCTATCAGGTCAGGAATAAAAGAAGTTATTTCTTCGGGAGTTTGCGGATAAACAGTTTTTTTATCCTTTATCAACGGAAGACCAGCATTAGCTTTTATCCATAATGGTAAAGATGTAAATTTCTTCATTGTTCCTGCAATATCTATCATATCTTCGATAGTAACCGAACCGCAATTTGCGCCTATGATATCGGGACTTTTTTCTAAAACAGCCTTAACCGCCTGCTCAATAGATAACCCCATCATTGTTGCAAATCCTTTGTGCCCTTTATTGAAACTAAAACTTACACCGACAGGCAACGATGAATTCTTTTTTACTGCTTCAAGAGCGCATAAAGCCTCACCTACGTCGCTCATTGTTTCAATTATTACTCCGTCAGCTTTACCTTCCACAAGCCCTTTGACCTGCTCGGAAAAAACTTCTATAAAATCGGCTTCGTTAAAATTCCCCAAAGGCTTTAAAAGTTCCCCTGTCGGGCCGATAGAAGCAAAAACTAAAGCTGATTTTGCTTCTTCTTTTGACAATTCGACTCCTATTTTATTTATTTCCTTAACATCACCTTTAAAATCGGTTCTCTTTAATTTTAATCTGTTCGCTCCAAATGTATTAGTGAGGATAATATCGGCGCCTGCGTCCCTATAACTTTTTGCAATCTCCTTGACAAAAAAGGGGTTTTCCAGATTCCATACTTCGGGGACATCCCCAACCGCAAGCCCTTTCTTTATTAACTCGGTTCCCCACGCTCCGTCGGCAACCAGAACTTTTTTCTTTTTTAGAAGTTTCCGTAATTTGTTCATAGAACTCATTTTACAATCTTAAATAGTTTTTAACAACAATTAACAATAATACTATTCCAAATCATATAAACTATCATCTGAAGATAAGTCTCCCAAAGACGGGTCATTGACGCTTACATTATATTTTTTCCCTATTGCTTCTACATGACCATCACAAAAATTCACATTTGCAAATCCGCTGTGTCTGAAGTGAACATTTGGCCCAACATAATTGTTGGGATCGTTGGGTGACCGAAGAAAATTATTACCGTCAACAATTCCAGCAACGGTATTGAAATAAGCGCTGTCACAAACGAGAACTGTTTCCGAGGGTTTGAGAACCCGGTTAATTTTTGCACTCATCCTTCCCAGCGATACTCCCTCAAAAGGAGCGATCCCAATGTAGGACGAGTTGTAAGCATATCCGGTATAGGGTCTCTCTGCACCGGAAACTTTAAAAGAAGGACACTGCCATACTTCACCGTTGGGGCAATATAATGATATTATCCCTCCCCTGGTGGCAGATGGATCTCCCCAAACTGTATAAAAATCCCAGCTATTCATCCATGACCAGTCAGGTGCATTATAATACGATGGCGGGAAATAGTTATCATTGTCCTGAGCATACAACATAAAAGACATATATAATTGTCTTAAATTACTCTTACAAACAGCTCCTCTTGCTTTTTCTCTTGCATTATTTAAAGCGGGAAGAAGCATTGCCGCGAGTATGCCGATAATAGCGACAACAACCAGAAGTTCAATAAGGGTGAATCCATTGCGGACTTCGGATTTGGGATTGCGGAAAAACAAACTACTAAAGAATCCATTTCGGATTGCGGTCCGATGACTCCGAAGAGACCGAGTATCGGACTCCTTCGGAGATTGCGCCCACCTGCCAAATCTTGGCGGGCAGGGATTACGGTTCGACGACTCCGTATGAGACGACACGCAGTGTCGGACTCCATCGGAGATTAAGAATTGATTATTAGTTTTAAAATATTGTAAATCTGGAATCCGGAATTTATCTATCCTTAAATTCATCATAACCTTCTCGTTTATGACTTATTTCAAAGACTTAACTTAGTTTGAGAAGGTTTTATAGATTTTTATACAACAAAAATCACACCTTCTTTCCACGAAGAAAGTCTGCAATTTTTTTCTTCCGGCGAATATCCTGACTTAAGGAATCTCTTCCCATTAGAGATAAACGGAAATGCAAGCATTCCCTACCTCTAACGGGACAAGCCTAATCACTCTTGCCTTCCCCCGACCTGTAAAATCAGGTCAGAGTGGCTTACTCAAGAGCTTTCGTCCTCTCCGATGTTTAAATCGGAGTCCGACTTAGCGTCGGACCTCTTACAGTAGCGGGACTGTCACCGATTTTCACGGTGTTCCTCACTCCGAAAGAAAATACTATATTTAATTGTGATGCAATTATAACAGGAAAATTTTAATTAATAAAATTTAACCTTGTCATTCTTATTTCTGTTCTTTTGTCCTTCCCGCCCCTGCTTTCGCAGGGGTAAACTCCCCTTTTGTCATTCCTGTGCAAATTTACCCGCCTCTGGAGGACAGGAATCCAATGATATTATTCTCCTTTAATGTCATTCCTGCGTAAGCAGGAATCTATATCTAATATTTTGTATTGCAAGACCTGATAATATGTTATTTGTTAAATATCAAGATTTGCCCCCTGTCTATCTTAAGAGATTAAATCACATTGCTTCGCCTATTCTTTTGCCCTTTGGATTGTCCAACCAGATAAGATAACATTTAATTTTTTTGTCGGGATAGATTTTCGAAACACCGAGTTTATAATCCCGCATCTGTTTAAGATATTGCTCATTTCTGCTTGAATTGTTATATACAGGCTTGTCCGCCGAGTTTTTGATAGCGGGCTTGCCTGTTTTATAATCTATGACTTCTATCAAATCGTCTCTTATAAGTAGCCGGTCTGTTCTTTTCAAAATCCCGACTTTGGTTTTTTTAAAATAAATAGGTGTTTCAATTTTAACCTTTACTTTATCGTCTAAATTAAAAATGAACTCTAAATCTTTATCCGTTAAAATATCTTTTAATACGGGCTCCAATTTTTCGGCAATTTCTTTTTGTTCTTCCTGACTGCGCGAATACATTTTCTTTGTATTGTCTATCGCGAGACGAATAGTTTCTTCAAGATTTCTTTCGTTTACTTTCCCTATCTTTGAAAGAGCATAATGACAGATTTCCCCCCATTTTAAAATATTTCTTTGTTCGTCCGATATAATTGCTTTTTCCTTTATGGGAATGATAAATTTTTTTTGCTTTGGATAAAAAGCAAATTTCTCGATTTTTACGAAAGATTTTCTTTTCTTTTTCGTAGATTTTTCGCAATCTTGTATGTGTCCAACTTTATAAATATTGTTTTCCATACTTATTTTTGCAGACTTGGTTATAAAATCAAACCATGTTCGTGGCCCGTTCAGAGATTTATCTCTAATGGGTTTCGATAAGCGATTGTTGTCGTAGCCTATTATCCACAATCCTTCTTTGGCTCGGGTCATGGCCACATAAAGATTGTTTAATTCATCGTCATAGACACGTTTTTTCTCGTCCTGAAAGATCTCTTTTTGGAAAAATTTAAGCAGAATATCTTTTCTGTAGTAGATATTGTTTAATGTAAATTCAGCGCTTGTTTTGCCGTATTCAAATACGAATTGGTCGTTTTCTATCCCTTCCATATTCCATACGGTTTCCGGAAGCAATACAACAGGAAATTCCAATCCTTTGGCTTTATGGCAGGTAAGAATTTGCACCCCGTTAATTTCGCTTCCTGAAAATTCTAATGTTTGTCTATACTGTTGCAGATATTCAATGAACGATGACAGAGAATTTCCTTTCTCGTTTTCGAATTTATAGGCAAGTTCCAATAATGCAGAAAAAGCGCCGCTATGTTTATAATGTCCCATGACATTCAACTCCGAATATATAAAGGAAATTAATTCATAGGGGCTGACAAAGTCGCAAATTTCCAATATTTTTTGCAGTTTCTTAGTTGCTTGCCAATCGGGATATTTGTTTTTCAAAGTTTCAAAAAGTCCATAGCCTTTTTTTGTTCTCAATGTTTCTATTCTTTTTTCTTCAATGCAAAATAGCGGTGAAAGCAATGCCAAAGAAAGATAAAAATCCTCGCAAGGATTAGTTAGCCATCTTAGAAGATTTATAACGTCGTAAATTCCTTCCTGATAAATAAGAGACGATTTGGATTCGCTTTTCGTGGGTATTCCGACCTCTTCTAAAATTTTAGAAAGCTTAATGCCTGTTTGGTTTCTGCGTACTAATAAAGCAATATCGTTATAATTATAACCTCTCTTTTTTAAGATTTTTATTGCTTTTATTACTTTTAATCCAGAAGCTTCAGCGCCTTCTTTTTGCCCATATTCGCCAATGTTTTCCACAACAACCCAGCCACCTTGTTCTTGCCCTGAACTCCTGCCCGCTTTGCAGCAATCTCGGTTAGGGATTTGCATGGATTTCATAGGCTGATGTCCAGGAACAGAAGAAAACACGCTGTTAATGAAACTTACTATTTCTTCTTTACTTCGATAGTTTTCGCTAAGACATTCGGATTGTATTTTGCCGGGAAATTTATTTTTTATATGGTCAAATAGTCGGCTTTCTCCGCCTCTAAAGCGATACATAGATTGATTGGGATCGCCCACATAAAAAAAACTATGATTTTGTCCGGCTATGATTTCTTCCACAATCGGTTCCAATATTTCCCATTGAATTATTGAGGTGTCTTGAAACTCGTCTATCAAAAGATGCTCTATCTGGCTTGAAGATTTAAAGTATAGATACTCTTTTGTTTGACTGTTCGACAAAGCTTTTAACGCATAATTTTCAAGATCGCTGAAAGTAACTACATTTACATCTTTTTTCGCATCTTGGAATCTATTGTGGATGGCAAAAAAAAGTTTAAGATTATCAAAGAGAAGTTTGCGATTATTCAAAAGTGCAAATTCTTTCGCCTGACAGTGTATTGATAAGGCTATGCTTTTTAATTCCGGACCTATTCGAGGGTTTTCTTTTAATTTTTTAAAGTAATTTTTATTAAACAGATCCATTATTTCCTCTATCAAATCTTCCTTTGCCCTGCATTTGAGAAGACGCTCTATCGTTTCTATTTTTTTTTCTAAATTTTTATTGTTGCCACAGTCGCCGTTTTTTAAAAGCTTGATGATTTTGAAACAATCTTGTTGTAAACAGACAATATCAATAGAGGGTTTTTCTTCTTTGAAATTTTCAAGTATTTCTCTTATTTCAAGCATGCGGGGAAGCAGTGATAAAAACATGTTTTTTATGGTATTTTTTGTATCGCGATGTTTCTTGCCTAAGACTTCGTTTATCAACGTCTTGTAGCCCGATTTATCTATGGCATTATTTAAGAATTCGTCTATAACTTTGTCGATTAAGATATTCTCTTCAGCTGTTTCTATTATTCTAAAATCCGGCAAAACATCTGCCTGAAAAGGGATTGTTTTTAATATGGAATTCAAAAACGAATGTATGGTGGAAACGTTGAAGTCAGAAAAATTCGAAAGAAGTTGATGTTTTAGACGTCGAGCTTTTTTCGTTATATCTTTAAAGCGGAGTCCAAATGTTTCCGCGATTTCTCTTTCTTCCTCATCTGCCAAATTCCCGCCCCGATATTGTCGGGGTTGCCGGACAGGTTCAATAAATTTTTCTCGGGTGCATAATATGTCTAAGTAACGGACTATGCGCTCCTGCATCTCTCGGGATGCCTTGTTTGTAAATGTCAGTGCGTATATAGATGCAATATTTTCATATTTTAGATACAGGTCCAAAAAACGCAAAGACAGAGTGCGGGTTTTTCCGGTTCCTGCAGACGCTAAAAGAGCTAAATTTGCGTTTGCGTCAAATAGAGTTTTTTGCATGTGGATGGGAAATAGAATTTAGAAATAAAAAGAAATATATTGAAATACATTGTCATTATTCTTGGTTTTTTGCTTTGTTTTATAGTATGTAATTTTTTTAGTTTTCAATCCTTTAACAACATATATCTACCGTATATCTATTTTTTGATTTTTATTATATCTATTGTATTTCCATTGTGTATCTTTATATATTATTCATATTTCAACAGTAATAAACACCATTCCCACCTCGGAGGTGGGAATGGTGGGAATGTCTTCTGTTTATTTATATTTCAACAGTAAGAAACTGATATTCTTCCAGTTTCTTTTTTACTTCGCTCTTTATTTTGTCGAGTTCTTGCTCGTTTTTGGCTTCAAATCTTAAAACCAGCATGGGTTGAGTATTTGACGCCCTGATTAGACCCCAGCCGTTTTCAAAAAGAATTCTCACACCGTCTATATCTATAGTTTTGTATCTTTTTTTGAAGTATCCTTTTAACTCATCAACAATTCTAAATTTTTCTTTTTCGGGACAATCAACTCTTATTTCAGGTGTAGAAAAATATGAAGGGATTTCATCAAGTAATTCAGAAAATTTTTTATCACTTTTCGAGAGAATGTCAAGAAGTCTTAAAGAAGCAAGAATCGCATCGTCAAACCCCAAATAATTGTCCTTAAAAACCATGTGCCCACTCATTTCTCCTGCAAGTAAAGCACCTGTTTCTTTCATTTTTTCTTTGATTAGGGAATGTCCCGTTTTCCACATTATTGCTTCACCGCCATATTTTTCAATATATTCGACTGTTGCCTGTGAGCATTTTACATCCATAATTATTTTAGCTTTAGGATGTCGAGAAAGTATTTCCCTTGCATATAAACATAATAGTTTGTCCCCCCAAACCATTCTGCCTTTATCATCAACTGCTCCTATTCTGTCAGCATCCCCATCATAACCAATGCCAAGATCTGCATTCTGTTTTTTAACCTCATCTATCAAATTTTCCATATATTCAGGTATAGTTGGGTCGGGCAAATGGTTAGGGAAATTACCGTCAGGCTCCAGATAAAGATAAGACGGGTTAATGTTTAATTTTTTCATTAAGGAAGGCAGTATAAAGCCCGCGGTTCCATTACCTGCATCAATTATAATTTTTAAGTTTGTTCTAATATTTGCATTTCTTATAATGAACTGAACATATTCATTTTTAGGGTCTTTTTTTGTAAGATTGCCACTACCTTTCTGGAAACTGTTATCTTCAATAATTTGTCTTAATTTTTGTATTTCGTCGCCATAAATAGAGCTCAAACCTTTACAAATTTTGAATCCGTTATACTCTGCCGGGTTATGGCTACCTGTCAACATTATCCCTCCGGTTTGAGAATATAAATGTATGGAAAAATAAAGAACGGGAGTCGGCAGCGTCCCGACATCTATTACATCGCAACCCGTAGATAAGATGCCCTCAATAAGCGCTTTTGCCAATAAGGGAGAACTTTTGCGGTTATCTTGCCCAACTACTATTTTGTTCCCATATTTATGTAGATAGGTACCAACAGCTTTCCCGATATTTTTTGCTACTTCTTCGGTTAAATCTTTCCCAACCAATCCTCTTATATCATACTCGCGAAAAATATATGGATTCATATAACCTCCTATAGACTAAAGACCACAGACCGAAGACCTTTTAGAAATTTTAGCGTTTTGTTTTTAGTCTATGGTCTTTTGTCTTTGGTCTATCTTTTAAATGCTACCATCTTAAAAGGATAGCACCCCACGTCAATCCTCCACCGAAAGCGTCAAGTAAAATAAGGTCGCCTTTTTTTATCCTTCCTGCCCTTAAAGCTTCATCCAACGCAATAGGGATGGTAGCGGCTGAAGTATTGCCATACTTATTCACATTTATGAATACCTTTTCCTTTGGAATACCGACTCTTTTTGCCGTTGCGTTTATTATTCTAAGATTTGCTTGATGAGGAATAAACAAAGCTATATCTTCGGATTTCACTTTTGCTTTCCGCATTACATCCTTGGCAGCATCTACTAATGATTTTACTGCCACCTTGAATAATTCATTGCCTTGCATTCTTAAATAATGCATTTTTTCGTCTATTGTCTCGTGTGTTGCAGGATTGCGAGAACCTCCTGCAGGTAAATAAAGTAATTTCCCTGCCGAACCTATTGCTCCTAAAGAGAAAGCCAACAATCCTTCGTTTTCACAGTCACAAGATGTTACAACAACTGCGCCTGCGCCATCGCCTAATAAGACGCAAGTTCCTCTATCTTCCCAATTAGTAATTTTAGATAATGTTTCTGTAGCTACTAAAAGAACTTTTTTATATTGTCCTTGACAAATCAAAGAGTGGCATACAACTAACCCATAGACAAATCCCGAACAAGCAGCTGAAATATCCAAAGCCGCCGCATTTTCAGCGCCCAACTTGTCTTGGATTATACACGCAGTAGAAGGAAAAGACATATCGGGAGTAATAGTGGCGACCAATATCAAATCCAGCTCTTTCGGGTCTATGGAAGCGTCCTCAAGCGCTTTTTTAGCAGCTTCTATTCCTAAATCCGAAGTCGCTTGATCTTTTCTTGCAATCCTTCTTTCTTTAATTCCTGTTCTTTCTGTTATCCATTCATCGGTTGTATCAACTATTTTTTCAATATCGACATTGGTAAGAATTTTTTCCGGCAAATACGAACCCACACCTATAATTTTTATATTCTTTGGCATTATGTTTTTGTCCTTTCTTCAATATGATTAGATTCAAAATATTTTTGTATTTCTTTGTTTACACCTGTCTTCACTTCTTTTTCAGCCACAAGAATACTATTTTTTATGGCATTGGGAGAAGATGAACCGTGTGCTTTTATGCAATAACCCCTGGTCCCTAACAAAGGCACACCACCGTAAGAGGCATAGTCCAGCTTATTTTTAAAAGTTTTATATGCATCTTTTATAAAAAATGCGCCTAATTTAGAAAATATTTTTTTATCTATCTCTTTTTTGAGTAAAACCTCGAGTGTTTCGGTAAGACCCTCGATGGATTTAATAAGTATATTACCAACAAATCCGTCGCATATAATTACATCGACTTCACCTGAAAAAATATCTCTGCCTTCAATATTACCAATAAAATTAAGGTCGCTGTCTTTAAGGAGTTCGTATGTTTTCTTAACTGTTTGGTTGCCTTTCGAACTTTCTTCTCCGATATTAATCAGT from bacterium encodes the following:
- a CDS encoding ketoacyl-ACP synthase III, whose translation is MPKNIKIIGVGSYLPEKILTNVDIEKIVDTTDEWITERTGIKERRIARKDQATSDLGIEAAKKALEDASIDPKELDLILVATITPDMSFPSTACIIQDKLGAENAAALDISAACSGFVYGLVVCHSLICQGQYKKVLLVATETLSKITNWEDRGTCVLLGDGAGAVVVTSCDCENEGLLAFSLGAIGSAGKLLYLPAGGSRNPATHETIDEKMHYLRMQGNELFKVAVKSLVDAAKDVMRKAKVKSEDIALFIPHQANLRIINATAKRVGIPKEKVFINVNKYGNTSAATIPIALDEALRAGRIKKGDLILLDAFGGGLTWGAILLRW